The Mercenaria mercenaria strain notata chromosome 6, MADL_Memer_1, whole genome shotgun sequence genome contains the following window.
ACTGACATCACTGCACAGATCATATGAATTCTGATTTTGGTTATCTGGTCTAACAGCTAATTCTTCATTGACAAAAGATGGGCTTTCCTGAGAATTGTATCCCGACTCGTATTCTTGGCTCGCACACATGTCAGTGTATGACAAATTACTGTCTGTTTTAGTAGACGTATCACTTTTCAATCCTGTAGCATTTTTCATGCTTTGGGATATATTTATGCTATTGCCGTCCCTCTTTGTTTCGAGCCTTTCATCAAAACATGTATCCCAGTATGGTATATATTCACTGTCAATGTCAATTACCTGTGGCATATTTTGTGAACTGTCCACTTGTAACCAGTCTCCATGTATCGGTAAATTTACATCTTGTTTAGAATATTCAGGCATTAAAGAGTCTCTTGCTTCAGTAAGTACTTGACTATTATTTACAGTTTGTTTGGTAAAAGTCAGTAGGCACAAACAAACCCAGTTCATTCCCATAGTTTAGACTTTCTTGGCTTGTGTATTTAGTACTTGCTGAATCATTATCATAAATGATAATCTGGTCTGAAGtactattattattttcatcCACTTCGTCATCAATCACGTAAACCTCAATCATGCCATCATTGTTTTCATCAGAATGTTCTACTTCTTTTTCATTAAACTCAGGCACAAAATCGTCGTACTGATGCTCAAAACATGATCTACTTGTTGCTTGTTCTGGCATGTGATCAAGGTGCAAGATTTGTTCCGCTGTCCAGCTTAACAAGTTTTCTACGTCTTTGAAGTTCTCTGTTGTACTGTCTATACTGTTAGATGGGAATGACTGATTCAAGcagaattcattaaaatttgtttcaGCAGCATCACTGGCTTCTTCAACAGCTCTTTTATTAACGTCAGTATAACTCCTGCCTGGATCTAACATAGAAATGTGGTCTCTTCTCTCTGACAAACTAACAAAAGTCTCATTATATATCTGTTCATGATTTTGATTGTTTCCCATGAAATGTAAACTTCTATCTGTTCTATTTGTAGATGTACCTACCACACTTCTACCCTTAACAGAATCATTCATGTGTAACACATCATTTCTCTTACAAATACTTTTATCATTCAAACCTAATGCTTTTCTCTTACATATTGTCCATCCTTTAACTACTGCTTGTGATTTAATTCTATGTTTATTTGACAGTTTATCTGacagttttttacttttttttccaaCTGAATCTGTAAGCATACCTGAAAAATTTGCATGTGAATTCACTCGCATTTCAACTGGACCTAACACAGTCATATGCGTTTCAAACTCATCTGACATAAATTTTTCACATTCAACATTTACATCATCAACTTGGTCACTCTCCTTTCCATTATCTCCTCCTTTAATTAagctttcattaaaattttgatcTCTGTTTACAACATGCTGCAAAGGCATGTTCTTTGGTTTCTCTAGATACTCAGCATGTTTACTCACAGACTGGGCCAAGGGCAGCACCTTTTTTGGTTTCAACATAGTACTGTTATGCTGGTTTTCAGTTTTATTGCAGTGAACTTGGTTTTCAACATCACTCTCAATATCTGAATTGCAATCGTCCATATTTTCATCCTCACTACAATCAATCACTTCAACATCTGCTTCAGAGAAATTTAACTCATCCCTCTTTGGCAAAGAAAAGGCTGTGGTCACTGCATCTTTTTTATAGTCTTCCAAAGTACTCTCATTCTTTACAAGGGCTTTTCTGTTTGTACACCGATATTTGTATGGGAATACTTTTATATCAACAGATTCTTCAGTAACACACATCTCTGTACCGCTTGCATTATCACTGTTATTTGTATTTTCTACATCATTAGAAAACATTGTATCACCATCTTCAAATAACTCCACTATAAGAACATCATTATTTGAACAACTGGTCAATTCTGTACATGTTTTTGGGTACTTTGACACACTTACagtgttttctttcatttgattcTTCGCAATTTTATGGCTATGTTTAACCTTTTTTCCAGGCAGTTCTACATTTAGTGTTCTCTCCGCATTTAACACACAAAGTTCATTAAACGCATAACATTTCTTATTCCTGAAGgttttgttgttttcaatttCTCCTTCACAGCACACAGTATCTTTTTCTTTCACAACTCTTTTTTTCAATGTTCTTTGAACATCAGTATCAGGCTTCATCTTTGTATTTTTATGTTCTGTATCAGCTTTAcatgtttttatactgtttacaTTCTTATTAACACCTTTTTGTTCTTTTGATGCATTATCTGGACAACTTGAAGTTTTCATACCATTAAGGGTACAAACTGTCTTCTTCATAGATTCAGACACTGTCCATTCTCCTGTTTCAGAATTCCTTCTGAAGATAATACCAAGTTTTGCTTTATCTGGTTCCATCCTTTGTTCCTCTGTACATTTCCTTATTGAAACTGTTCTTACCTTAGTTTCAATCTTTTTCTTACTGGATTCATTGCTTTGAGCCTCTTTACACTCCTTTGCATCTGTGCTCCTGTTACAGATTGTTCTTACCTCAGTTTCAGGCTTTTTCTTACCTGATTCATTACTTATACCATCTTTAAATTCTTTTACATCTGTGCTCCTGGTACAAACTATTCTTACTTCAGTTTCAATCATTTTCTTAGCTGAGTCATTACTTTGACCCTCTTTACATTCTTTCATGTATGTGCTCCTGGTAAAAATTGTTCTTACTTCAGTTTCAAGCTTTTTCTTAGCTGATTCATTGCTTTGACACTCTTTACGCTCCTTCACATCTGTGCTCCTGGTGCAGGTTGTTTCTACTTCAGTTTCCATCTTTTTCTTACCTGGTTTGTTACTTCGTCCCTCTTTAGATTCTTTTAAACCTTTTCTCCTGGTACATATTGTTCTTACTTGGGTCTCAAGTTTTTTGTTATCCAATCCATTACTTTGATCCTCTTTGCACTCTTTCACATCTGATCTTACTTCAGTTTCAAGCTTTTTCTTAGCTGATTCATTGCTTTGACCCTCTTTACGCTCCTTCACATCTGTGCTCCTGGTGCAGGTTGTTTCTACTTCAGTTTCCATCTTTTTCTTACCTGGTTTGTTACTTCGACCCTCTTTAGATTCTTTTAAATCTTTTCTCCTGGTACATATTGTTCTTACTTGGGTCTCAAGTTTTTTGTTATCCAATCCATTACTTGGATCCTCTTTGCACTCTTTGACATCTGATCTTATTTCAGGTTCAAGCTTTTTGTTATCTATTTCATAACTTCGATCCCCTTTACCCTCTTTTACATCTGTACTTCTGGTAGAGATTGGTCCTACTTCAGCTTTACGCTTTTTGTTATCTGTTTCATTACTTTGAACGTCTTTACATTCTTTTATATCTATGCTCCTAGCAAAGTTTTTTGTTTCTTCAATTTTAAGCTTTTTCTCATCTGGTTCACCACAATTATCAGCCTTACACTCTTCTGcctgtctgcttgtagcagttcTCTTCCTGGCACACTTTTTCTTAGATCCTCTTATtatgtcatttttgtatctggAAACTGTCCCTAACTTGAGTACCTGCAATGAAAGtacttttctttaaaactttgggtatatatttttctccacAGGTGTAATTGGATTCTATCATTGAAAAGGCcattcctttttatttgctgtaaGAGCAAAATGCTGAATGTAGAGACATATTTCAATGCTCTTCTGAAATTTgaattactattttttttttcatttaattaagtGTCGTAAGACATGTAAATTAAGAATTAATCAtgattgaaatttgttttttacagattttattttttttgacacAGTTTGGACTCAATATATTACATTTCAGGTTGTTTTGAATCAAGAAGTCCATTTCAATGTGTAAGAGAATTCTGCTTAAGCTTAAATGGGCATGTgatgtttttcatatttcattacctctcacaaaCGGTCTGGATCAAATAAAGACAACTATCATTTTCCTTGGTTGCATTCTAGGCTTTTAAAAGATCATTCATAA
Protein-coding sequences here:
- the LOC123548787 gene encoding axoneme-associated protein mst101(2)-like, whose product is MPFFCNLCGTRCRSKMALESHSKSHYDKNRSISTTCDICKRKFSRQHLMEIHRLYIHTHRKTELKCTECGKVFGYQRSLKRHMMSIHLNMKNHVCPVCGKSFSRKEYLSCHLALHYGAPMKRGRVKRLKSCGKKLKTLKTERNRFKTEIKTEGVEHKKMQFIPLKNKVLKLGTVSRYKNDIIRGSKKKCARKRTATSRQAEECKADNCGEPDEKKLKIEETKNFARSIDIKECKDVQSNETDNKKRKAEVGPISTRSTDVKEGKGDRSYEIDNKKLEPEIRSDVKECKEDPSNGLDNKKLETQVRTICTRRKDLKESKEGRSNKPGKKKMETEVETTCTRSTDVKERKEGQSNESAKKKLETEVRSDVKECKEDQSNGLDNKKLETQVRTICTRRKGLKESKEGRSNKPGKKKMETEVETTCTRSTDVKERKECQSNESAKKKLETEVRTIFTRSTYMKECKEGQSNDSAKKMIETEVRIVCTRSTDVKEFKDGISNESGKKKPETEVRTICNRSTDAKECKEAQSNESSKKKIETKVRTVSIRKCTEEQRMEPDKAKLGIIFRRNSETGEWTVSESMKKTVCTLNGMKTSSCPDNASKEQKGVNKNVNSIKTCKADTEHKNTKMKPDTDVQRTLKKRVVKEKDTVCCEGEIENNKTFRNKKCYAFNELCVLNAERTLNVELPGKKVKHSHKIAKNQMKENTVSVSKYPKTCTELTSCSNNDVLIVELFEDGDTMFSNDVENTNNSDNASGTEMCVTEESVDIKVFPYKYRCTNRKALVKNESTLEDYKKDAVTTAFSLPKRDELNFSEADVEVIDCSEDENMDDCNSDIESDVENQVHCNKTENQHNSTMLKPKKVLPLAQSVSKHAEYLEKPKNMPLQHVVNRDQNFNESLIKGGDNGKESDQVDDVNVECEKFMSDEFETHMTVLGPVEMRVNSHANFSGMLTDSVGKKSKKLSDKLSNKHRIKSQAVVKGWTICKRKALGLNDKSICKRNDVLHMNDSVKGRSVVGTSTNRTDRSLHFMGNNQNHEQIYNETFVSLSERRDHISMLDPGRSYTDVNKRAVEEASDAAETNFNEFCLNQSFPSNSIDSTTENFKDVENLLSWTAEQILHLDHMPEQATSRSCFEHQYDDFVPEFNEKEVEHSDENNDGMIEVYVIDDEVDENNNSTSDQIIIYDNDSASTKYTSQESLNYGNELGLFVPTDFYQTNCK